The window TATGAGCAAGTCAAAGTTCAGGGTGCAATGTTATAACAAAGTAGTATGTCCCAAATGTGTGCATACTACATGCAACAGTACGTACTTTGTAAGGGCAGCTGCAGTACCTACTAAAAAGAAAGTATGCGATTTGGAATGCTGCACCTGTCGAGATAACCcgctgatgacatcatcaacccctgatgacatcatcagggagCCATGTTACAACTGTCTTGAACAGGCTGAGCAGCACTCCCCATGTCTAGTAAACTGGCTTCAGTGcttttgagttttctttttaaattcctTTAACTCTGAGTATGCCTGTGGGACATAAAGTATGATCCTAAAGGAAGCACAGAAAAACTGACACGAATTcaagtcaatattttttttttttttactgcaaactactatatttcatacattttcacaGTGTACATGTATATTCTGACACCAATAGTCCTCTGGAgaagagaagacaaacaaatcTTTAGGAGGGTCTCTCCAGTCAGACTGTACAGACACAACAGTGGAATACGTTGGCTCCCAAAAATGAATCAGTGGTTTTCTAATGCTCATTCTCTACAACAGAATCCTCAGACATCAGCTGTTTTTCCTTATTGATCAGAAACAGTTATCCGTTtgcaaaaaaaactaaacaatgaATGATCAAAGTCATGATTTTTTTGTAATCAACTATAGTGATATTCACTGTTAAGGTTAGAGACAGTCATTACCGAATGTTCTCAGGTTTTATCGAAGCAACAGTGGCCTGTCAAACTGTCCCGGAGCTCGGAGCCCCTCATCGGCTCAGCCATTAGCTTCAAATACATCAGCTTAtcttatataatattttattgatccccgggggaaactcttttgttactagcaaaaaatacaatacactagaCGGAGCTACgacaacaggcagcatgcaggctGGCGCATGTGCACATTAATGAATTcagaattcattcattcattcttatATATCCTTGAGACGCCAACGTGGTTTGTTGAAGGAGAAACTAAACAGCGGCCATCACAATGTTGATGCCAAAACTCTTGGCAGCAGTAGTTTTGGAGCTCTGGTCAGAGTGTTCAAGACAACACAAAAGTCAACCTTCATCACATCACGGGGCCTAAATAAACTATAACACaatgataaaatgaaagaaTGATTGACTGGTTCACAACTGCATTTaacattaccaaaaactaatttaatttcatCACATAGGAGGAAAATCTGCGATACTGCTTATTTATAAAGGttaaatacttattttattgctttttttggcatttcagtGGATATCAAATCAATGTAACTCTAATTAGActaatatgaaaacaaaatgacatcaAGGCAACTTAACATACTAaatcaacatttcatttgtgtgaGCATGTAACATCACAGTCAACTGAGTAATTTCAGTAAAGTTTGTTTATATATGAATTAAAATGGCAGGTGAGAATGATTCTGACACGTGATAATCTGACAACATCAGCAACAGTTCATACAGTATAAGGCCCTGGGTGTGAGTAACTGTTTATCCACAGCAAACCGCTCGTACAGTCTTTAGCGATTGCCATTTCTCAGTTCTGATTATTTGAACATGGAGTTGAAGGCTCGTCCAATGATGAGCCGGCGAATTTCACTTGTGCCTGCGCCGATTTCGTACAGCTTTGCATCACGCAAGTATCGCCCCATGGGGTAGTCGTTGATGTAGCCATTACCGCCTGTTGACAAGTGACACAAAGTTAGTGCGCAGTAACAGAGCGGGTTTCATTAGAGTGCacataataaaagaaataaaatgcacacataTTCACTTCACATATAGACTAAATAAGTCGCTGAGCTCTTAACATCTTTGTCAGTTGCTAGTGATCAAACTTGTGCTGGCTGGAATAACTCAACCAATGTGTGCTTTTGTCAATTAACTTGACATGgtcatttgttttaataaattattacattcTGTGTACAGAATACTATAAAATTAAGGCATTTCCTGGCAAAACAAGGCAACAATGTCATGTGCACTCAGTTTCATCGAAGCTTGGCATGAAGTGAAAATGGCAACAAGCGAGAGAACATGAACACAAAGAGGCAAATTCTTTATAACAAATGAAGGTaattataaaaacactgcatgtaACGTGTCCAGAGAGCAATTCATGTCTGTCAAACATTCTcattaaaattttacttttaagaaGTTCGATCAGAAAGACAACTCCATTCTTTCTCCTCTACACCTTTACTCATTACTTTGACTAAACCACACCTCTTGGCTTCTATCCATCCATactatatacactgtatattccCACTTCTCTCTATTATCCTAAAAGTTTAAAATCCTAGAGGTAGGTAACTTCCTCCATGTTCACACTATGCAGTCGAGTGAGCCTCTTCTCTCTCATCCACACTGCAGCCATTCATTCACTAGTCAGCATGCTATTTATTAACCAAATTAGCTGCACCTGTAGAGCACTGCTTCCAGCTCCtgacaatgttaacatcaaACCACCACCTTTCACACCAGAAACAAGACTCCACCCAGAATCAGAGTGAAGACGGGTCATCACATTGACAAGTACATCCCAAAATTGGGCGTAAACCCCAGATGACTCTAAATATCATTAAGCCAAAGGAGACAGCAGCAttggtatatttttatttacaaagccATAATGGGTAAACTCCCCTCATATCTGTGTAATCTCCTATCAATCACCAACAGCTATTATGATTTTCACTCCACTAGATGGCTGCTCTGCCAGGTTCCCAGGATTTGCTCAGAACTTGGTAGAGCAGCTTTTTCCTATTTTGCACCCTGGGCATTGAATAACCTTCAGAACACACCACAGCTTAATAATTTTGTCTCCCTGGGAGAGTTCAAAGCTCTGATAAAAAATTGTAACCGAAGAGTGCAATTGCTATTCTTAAACTGGATTTTGTGTTATGTGTCTGTTGTGCCTTGTCTGTTTTTgatatgttatttttattaaataattttagtAACCTTGTAATGGTGTGCTATCTTGGCCAGGTCTcccttgaaaaagagattttaatctcagggacttcctggttaaataaaataaaataaaataaatctgttgcATCAGCAATGATTTTTGTCCATAAACTAGATTCTCctgactgaaataaataaattcaaactGGAAAGTATTTTAAGTTTTCCTGTACTGATAAAATCATGACAGTTGCCTTTTTTTAAGGTTTATTTAAAGGTTCAGCTTTCATTTGAACCACTCGGTTTCTTGGCACTTACCCAAACACTGAATGCCATCCAACGCAACCTGGGTGCTGTTCTCCGCACAATAGAGGATCACTCCAGCACAGTCCTGCAACGACAACAGGTCAACACAGTCACTGTGTGCAGtggtggggaaaaaataactaaaaagtaaaataagctAACATGTAATTATCATGTAATGAAAGACGACTTTCATTCAAGTTAACTCTGAGgcattttaaagctttttatgcaaaatagaataaattaaataacattttaccaCAATATGAAAAGTCAAACACATGCATAATCACCATCTGACACTATGACATAATATGACATAAATGTTTAAGATTTTACAGGACAATAAAGagttttttccccaaaactCTTTATCATCATCTGAGATTACAATTAACAGTTTTTGATCTTTATACTGAATTTTATAGGTCAAAATATTCCAAATGATATGTAGTATTTTGGTATTAAACCTGTTAAACACAGCATTTCATGCCTATAAAATACCTTTCAATATATATGAGGATTGgaataaactgtatttaacaCTGATCAAGGGGATCAATTTAGatcatttcaaaatatatatctttttatAAATCAATTATGcaatattttaaacaattacatttacagACATAAAAGAAGAACATTTCTCTTCACACAAATGCATTGACATATgctccatttattttttttttctcacattttcttgATTGACGTGCAACTTTTGTAGCAACATTTAAACAATCTTTTTCTAAACAGGGTGCTGCAGGAGTAGATGAGTGATTAAAAATCCACCATTGAACTGAAGTGTCCTTTGTCACAAGCCCGGGCAACGTTGTACAGATACTGCCGACAGGAGCTCAGCCTGGTGTACATGTCGGCCATCTTGCCTTGCATCAGCTGCAAACAGatgaacataaaacatgttaatttcaCTCAAgacaaatcacagttttaaATTCTGTAGCTGCCGGCTTCATGCTAGAGGTATTACACTTTACAAAGCATATTTACTGGGAATTTTAAAACTCTTCTTTCTTGTATAAAGTGAAGACTGATGGTTGAACCTGAAAGTGTCCAATCTTCTGTCCGAAAGCTTCTCTGACGTGTAGGTAGGGAACAGAGAAGTCCACAACTGCCTGCATGATGCTgaaaattaatgataatgttgataCTGCTGAACAATTCAAACAAGTCTTATTCAAGTCAATATTTAACAACAGCTCACAGTCTTTTGATGTCTGTGATGTAGTTTTCCTGGATTTAGTCTTTCATTCTTTTAATGTCAGGGATATGAGTTTTTCCAGCAATCATGTTGTTGCTTGTTGTGAACATCTTTGCTAAGCATTTCTAAGCACTTGGAATAAAGCAATAAATGTTTCAATTCTCACTTTAGAATTATTTCTAAGCGTTCCAGTAATGATAATAGgttcaataaaatgtaaacactgcTTTGCCCATGTACAGTGCAGCCgtaaagtattcacagcgcttcacttttccacattttgttatgttacagccttattccaaaatggattaaattcattattttcctcaaaaattctacaaacaataccccatattgacaacgtgaaagaagtttgtttgaaatttttgcaaatttattaaaaataaaaaacggaaaaaaaaaaaaatcacacgtacgtaagtattcacagcctttgctcaatactttgctgaagcacctttggccccaattacagcctcaagtctttttgaaTATGATCCTACTATTTTTGgacagtttctcccattcttctttgcaggacctctcaagctccatcaggttggatggggagcgtcggtgcacagctAGTCAAGGATGTCggacattgctgcattcatctttccctcgatcctgactagtctcccagttcctgccgctgaaaaacatccccacagcatgatgctgccaccaccatgcgtcactgtagggatggtattgcccaggtgatgagcggtgcctggtttcctccagacataacgcttgccattcaggccaaagagttcaatctttgtttcatcagaccagagaattttgtttctcatggtctgaggtCCAtggtccttcaggtgccttttggcaaactctaggCAGGCTGTCATGTACCTTTTACTGAGGATTGGGCTCCATCTGGCCActccaccatacaggcctgattggtggagtgctgcagagatgattgttcttctggaaggttctcctctctccacagagaaacgctggagctctgtcagagtgaccatcaggttcttggtcacctccctgaccaaggcccttctcccccgatcgctcagtttggtcgggcggccagctctaggaagagtcctggtggttccaaacttcttccatttacagatgatggaggccactgtgctcattgggaccttcaatgctgcagaaatttttctgtaaccttccccagatctgtgcctcgatacaatcctgtctcggcGGTCTACAGACAATCCCTTGGACTcgatggcttggtttgtgctctgacatgcactgttaactgtgggaccttatataggcaggtgtgtgtttccaaatcatgtccagtcaactgaatttaccacaggtcgactccaatcaagttatagaaacatctcaagtatgatcagtggaaacaggatgcacctgagctcagttttgagtgtcatggcaaaggctgtgaatacgtATGCtcaagatttcaaacaaacttctttcacattgtcattatggggtattgtttgtagaattttgaggaaaatttaatccattttggaataaggctgtaacataacaaaatgtggaaaaagtgaagcgctgtgaatactttccggatgcagtGTGGATAAATGTACACACGTATGCAAACTAAATGTCTCACCAGCTTTTTTTTGGCTGCAGGCAAGCCTGCAAAATCTAACTTGCAGACAGAGCGTTTACATACAAATTATTTCCTGAGAAAAAATGCAAGTTTTGAGTTTCAGTATTCAAAAGGTCAGACTGATTAGAAATTACTTATGGAAATGGATATGAGTGAGTATGTGGACTGGATTCAGGCAACTAACAGATGGCACTATGCATAACAGTAGTTAAACGTGCTATAAATATGTTAGAAAACACAATAATGACCCTCAGGATATTACATTTTAtggattatttttatattgcagtatGTAATTACAATctaattttttaaacagttttattcAAGCCTATTTCTGGTATGAACTTACCCAACAGGTCCTGATGCAAGCACCAGCCTCTCCAGATCTAAGCCGCTCatcatcacgtaaacacctttGTTCAACGGACCAAGGATGTTCTCCtctacaacaaacaaacaaacaaaaacattttaaagaaagtaaattaaaagGCCTACTTGATAAAAGAGCTCACACGACACACaacaaagccaaaacaaaacatgatctATGGATTCTCCTGTTTCACACAAGTGAACATATGGCAGAGGGTGcacttaaacacacacctgGGATTTTGCAGTCTTCAAAGATCAGCTCGCAGGTGTTGGATCCCCTCATGCCCAGTTTGTCGAGCTTCTGTGCTGTAGAGAATCCTGGCATTCCCTACAAAATGTGCATACATACGTGCACAAACAAAGTCTTTTAGTTGCTATGATTCTTGTTCTTTTCCCATCATTTTGTATCATATTCATTCGACAAAATGCAGGGCTGATCCCCAGAATGGACCAAAACATGTAAACCCACCATGTCCCCTGAGCCACAATTAAATCCCGAGGCAGAGAAGAATACGTCTTCACTTGACTGGATTTACCTTTTCAACTATGAAAGCTGTGATGCCTCTTTGATGGGCCTCAGGATCTGTCTTTGCATAAACAATAAGGACGTCGGCATCTGGCCCATTTGTGATCCAGAACTTGTTGCCATTCAGAACATAGTAGTCACCTGTAGAAAAATTCAAAGGCAAAATAGAAATTGAGtgattaataaatgatttaatgaaGATTTTAAAGCCATTTGTCTGGATCCATGGTAAAATCTCAAATGACCACATATTTACAAATGATATTCATGGGTTAAAAGAGAGAAGGTGTGAGTGCAGACCTGTGGTTATCATATTTAATGACAGCTCAACAATAAATTCTCTCATCCTGGAAACACCTCAGTCTCTCTGGTTCAACCAGTACAAATCAAACGTGCACCACTACTCTATCATTAAACTTCATCAACAACAGCTTCAAAATCAGTTTTTACAAGGCATAAAGTAAGGTGCAGCCACCACTCGATCGCACCCTTGAACTAATGGCACTCACTCACTTAGTGGTGTATCTGTGAAAGCACATAACAGGTATTATTTGCATTTCTGTGAACATGTGTACTTTCTACAGGTGGCTTTAAatgttctgcttttatttttatcgTTCTGTTATTTGAGAAACATGAAGGGCACTGACAATGTCTTTGTCTTCTGTAGCCTCCCCGTACAGTTTGTGtgccctctctcttcttctcctctcatctttttgtctttaaaccttcaataactgatgtttttggccacttgtgggcagcagaaacaagttctgaacacaacactgacatatcatcaccttttaagttgattttGCGAACTTAAATGCCAAAAGTTGagtatttatacatccagcagttacagagcaacattatcattaatttggagtcatgttttgGCCACCTGTCTAAcctaagttcaatattcactctcttttaactGGTTTCCTTGGCTCATGCTCAGCCCATTCTCTCCACTCTAGAGCAGCAGTATGAGGGAATCACtgaatctgattttttttttttttgagaaaataCAAATTGAAATCAGCCAAATGTAGCACTTGTAAAATGTCTAAATCCACCTCTGAAATGCAAATTTATCAAAGGAGATGTGAGATCTTAGTTTTGCTGTATACAGAGACAACACTTTGATAGTTTATTAGCTGAGGAAATAAGGCTCCAAAAATAGCCTAAATAGTTCCCTTATCAGGCAACATAGCTTGTCAGTGAAGTGATGTGACATAAGATGGTGTAAAGttaaatacatgcatacacaataCAGGATACACCATCTTTCAGAGGATCAGTCTGTGGCCTCACGGGGCTAAATTATAAACACGTAACTTTTTGCTTTGCTGCTGTctcattacatactgtatatctaaagCTCACACTGACAGTCTGGCCATCCAGCACACACATGCCGCCTTGCTGAGTCAGAGTCACTTGGCAAATGTAATATTCAGTGGGAAAAGGGCTGAATGCCAACGGTGTTTTTGTCAAACCCTGAGTCAGTAAAATCCCAAAGAAATGATGAATGGATGAATTTGATCAGCAGCAGAGCAACCAGAGCATATCTAGCAATATttgataataatacatttcaaatggAAGGCCTATACTGTATACATGCATGAGTATAAATATATGAACTACAAGATAAGATgagcctttattgatccccagagggaAAATTCAGGTgtcaggtgttgcagcagctcaAGGACAGAAGAATGAATatgaatagaaaaaagaaataattaattagGAGGtatataaactgaaaataagaatacaaGTAAAGATAGATACTAAACAAGAGCAATaaagaaaaagcacaatataaatCAACTTCAGCATGTAGCACTAATGCAGAGGAATAAATCACACTCTTTGTTGTCCTACCTTGCTTCTTGGCTTTGAGTTTCATGGCTACGACATCAGAGCCAGCATTGGGTTCGCTCATGGCCAGGGCTCCTACATGCTCTCCTGTCATTAACTGGCAACAGGAAAGACcatgatgaggatgaagaagtGAATCCATCTTAGCTTttggttttatgtatttttcaaatagtttttaatgtaaagcatGAGCTGTTTTGGTCCTGACCTTTGGCATGTActtctccttctgtttctcGTTGGCGTGGCGTACCATCTGGTTTACACAGAGGTTGGAGTGGGCGCCGTAACTGAGAGCAATGGCTGCCGACACTCGTGACATTTCCTCCATCACAATGACATGATCAAGGTAGCCCAACCCTGTGCCCCCATATTCCACTGAAGGAGATTAGagtgtaaaataattttaaaacactacaaaaaaagaaagcagccTTCAGTCCAtgctttgataaaaaaaataaacatgtttcctACTGGATCATTAACTACataaaaatttgttttgcaaattGACCAGCTTCCTGCAGGTAACTACAATGTGACTACTTCTACATACagaatgaatgatttttttcctccaacTTACCTGGAGCAGTGATCCCAAGGAGTCCCATCTCCCCCATTTCTTTCCAAAACTCCTGGTGgagagaaaatgcaaaaagttACCAAGACAGAAATCCTGCACTAGGTTTGATAGTGAATTTTTTATGTGGAAATACACAACTCCCATATGAGATCCAGCACAGCAGGGGTGTGCTTTAGGTTTATGACAAAGCTACCACTTTCTGAACTATTCAACTCAATCGGGGAACTACAAGTATGTGCACAATAAAGTGTTTCAACTCACCCGCATTCCTGGAAATTCATTCTTCTTGTCGATCTCATCGGCATAAGGTGCAAGCTTTTCTGCATAGAATTTACGAACCGTCTGCCTGAGCtgtgcagaaaacacaacaataggCTTTAAAATAACTGATTCATATATGTTATTACATTAAAAGCACTGAAAAATGAAGCGATTGGCATTAGTTCCCATTTTCCTCCTTCATTTGACTGCATGGCAGACCGAGACACTGATCAGTTTTACCTAAGAGCGAGTGGAGCTAAATGTGCTGTTTGAGTTGCAGGTGGATGTGCAAAGATATTTCAAAATCATGCAGAAATCTGTTAACTGACATTACAGGTATATTCAGCTTCATAATGGCCAGAATGGGAGGACAGCCACTTTCACCCAATCAAATCCTTTATACTAACCCCACCCCCTGTCCTCCCGGACAGTGTTCAGTCCCTCACTTTGTGCCTCATACCACTGACCTGCTGTCACCTTGCGTTAAAATAACGCATCTTTATTGGAAAGCATGTTTGGATGAGCCAACGTTACCTTTCCATTACGATTGCTTAGTTGGTAACGATATAGCTATTAGCTAGGGCTAATAGTGGTAATTCAAGCTGGTTATAACTCTGCCAATAGAGAAATATTAGTGTCACTTGCTTTAGTATTTAGATAAGTCCAAACAAACTAATGTAGACAAATATTAGGTTGCTGTCGTGTGCGAAATCTGTTAGCTAGGtggttaatgttagctaggtcAGCTAAAATCCAGGTCTTCTTATCTGCGACTGTTTGCTAACGTTATGTCATCACGTCATGGGCACAGAGTCCTTAAATAACATTATTCTTTTGTCCGTGAGACTTATTAAACCATACTGTCTCCAAACGTTGTTTTATGTGACTTTAGGGCTTTTTTCTCTCCGCCAGCTGCTTATCTGCACAGACAAGTGAACTTTGTGTTGCTTGTTAGCTAGCCAGTGTGGCTAACCTGAATCTGCTCGTCGGTGAGTCCGTTCACCACATCGTCCACCGGGATGGAGGCCCCGGAGCATCCTCTCCTCGCCACCGCGGGGATGGATAACCTGGACCCGAGGCGGAGAGCGTTTCTGATGGCAAACATAGTGTTGCTTGCAGACCGACAGGTAAAAGGAGAGAAATAAGCCTAAAGCTGATGCAGTGGATGATTGTCAGGCCCTGGGCTAGCTGCCCTTCAGCAGACAGAAAACCAAAAGTCTCCCTCTGACTCTATTTCCCATTACCACAaacctcttttcttcttccttggTTTACTGGCGGACTACAAACCAACGTTACAGGTGcataccgccacctactgtatcGGAGTGTGTAACATCATGTAACATCATGATGACTaacaaaaactaacaaacaCTTCATagaaattttaaattctagaTAAGCCCTGTATGTCCTAGTCTTAGCCTAGAAAAGATAACATCTTCTTTCCTACATTTACCTTGATTATTTCTGACTCTGACAGATCTTTGGATTTTATAGTATTCTCTACCCTTAATGTCATTATTCCATGTTTCCTGCCATGATGCCATTATTCCCTGATGAGTTAGTGACTTTGTTTCTGATctcccaaaacacatttctaaaatgtcattatcatttttgtttagtgcatttTTAGCAAGTTTAACTGCAATCTCATTTCCCTCTATTCCAACGTGTGCTGGTATCCAGCAGAAATGAACATCTATACCTAGTTGCTGTAGCTTTAGTAGGCTCATATAAACCTCAATTAAAAGATCCTTTCGGACTGTTTCTCCTGACTGTGTACtttgtattgcagcagcagaatctgAACACATCACCACTTTAATCGGTTTAACCTCCTCTACCCACTGAAGATGATTATTGCTGTCAGTTCTGCTGTGTACACTAATAACCTGTTTGAGATTCTCTAACACTTCCTTTGTCAGATTCTGGGATGTATATACCCACCCCTACATGTTCgttatttgagtgttttgatccatctgtaaaaatattaagataattatAGTAACTTTTCGTCAAATACTCTTGAACCATGCACCCAGTGTTATCAttcctctctgtccactctTTTCTAATATTTGAAGATTTACTTTGGGTTGTTGAAACATCCATGGGGAAATGCTGCTTTGGATAACTGCTAGACTGTTTTGTATAGTATCTAATTTGTACTGTTTCACCTTCTTGTTAGTGTCCCAGCCAAAACCTTcaccagaaaatgttgtgtattccCAATAGTTCTGCACAACAGTTGATGCTATATTTCCTCCTCCCTGGATTCTTATCCAGTATGTTAGAGATAACTTAGTTCTCCTCAGATGCAGAGGCAGTTCTCTGGATTCAACGAGCACTGCATTAATGGCCGTTGTTTTGACTGCTCCTAAACTAAGTCTTAGTGCTCTGTGTTGTATCCTGTCAAGTGTTTCTAGCTGGGTTTTTGCTGCTACTTCATACACCATGCAACCATAATCCAAAGTAGCTCTCGGTGTAATAATGATTCTTTGTCAGCTCCCCATTCAGTTCTGACCACACACCTCATTaaatttaacacctttttacatttggtctcaatattttcaatatgattcttccatgtgtatttttcatcaatCCATAGACTAAGATATTTAAACACTCTGACTCTTTCCATGGGCTTGCTATATAGAATTAACCCCTGCCCGTTAcctattttcttttcagtgacCAGCATATAGCATGACTTTGCTACTGAAATTTTGAATCCTCAATCATAAGACCATCTGTCTACACTGACTATTGCTTTCTGTATACTTTTCAACACATGTGAgtaattttttccccttttcctgaTTGCTCCATCGTCTGCGAACAATCCTGACTGTACACCTGTCcctgtattttcaaaaatatcatTAATCATGATATTAAATAGAGTTGGACTGATGACGCTACCTTGTGGTATTCCgtttttaatgacaaaactatCTGAGATTTCTGATCCTACTTTAacttgaaatgttctgtttgatagAAAATCCCTGATCCAGTTATATAACCTTCTGCCTATGCTTAGCTTG is drawn from Siniperca chuatsi isolate FFG_IHB_CAS linkage group LG15, ASM2008510v1, whole genome shotgun sequence and contains these coding sequences:
- the ivd gene encoding isovaleryl-CoA dehydrogenase, mitochondrial encodes the protein MFAIRNALRLGSRLSIPAVARRGCSGASIPVDDVVNGLTDEQIQLRQTVRKFYAEKLAPYADEIDKKNEFPGMREFWKEMGEMGLLGITAPVEYGGTGLGYLDHVIVMEEMSRVSAAIALSYGAHSNLCVNQMVRHANEKQKEKYMPKLMTGEHVGALAMSEPNAGSDVVAMKLKAKKQGDYYVLNGNKFWITNGPDADVLIVYAKTDPEAHQRGITAFIVEKGMPGFSTAQKLDKLGMRGSNTCELIFEDCKIPEENILGPLNKGVYVMMSGLDLERLVLASGPVGIMQAVVDFSVPYLHVREAFGQKIGHFQLMQGKMADMYTRLSSCRQYLYNVARACDKGHFSSMDCAGVILYCAENSTQVALDGIQCLGGNGYINDYPMGRYLRDAKLYEIGAGTSEIRRLIIGRAFNSMFK